Proteins co-encoded in one Streptomyces diastaticus subsp. diastaticus genomic window:
- a CDS encoding acyl-CoA dehydrogenase family protein: MNDRAPQAVDRQLPTEEARDLISLVRELVRRDIAPAAADEEEAGRFPRSVFTRLSEAGLLGLPYPVEYGGGAQPYEVYLQVLEELAAARLTVGLGVSVHTLACHGLAAFGTEEQRAAHLPAMTGGGLLGAYGLSEPAAGSDAASLRTRARREGDGWVLDGTKAWITHGGIADFYTVMARTGEAGPRGITAFLVPGDAPGLSAAAPERKMGLKGSPTAQIHLDGVRVGDDRRLGEEGQGFAVALAALDSGRLGIAACATGVAQAALDAAVEYASGRRQFGRPIADFQGLRFLLADMATQVEAGRALYLAAARLRDAGLPFSRQAAMAKLFCTDTAMKVTTDAVQVLGGYGYTADFPVERLMREAKVLQIVEGTNQIQRMVIARHLAGPESR; this comes from the coding sequence ATGAACGACCGCGCCCCGCAGGCGGTGGACCGTCAACTGCCCACCGAGGAGGCCCGGGACCTGATCTCGCTCGTCCGCGAGCTGGTCCGCCGCGACATCGCCCCTGCCGCCGCCGACGAGGAGGAGGCCGGCCGCTTTCCCCGCTCCGTCTTCACCCGCCTCTCCGAGGCGGGACTTCTCGGGCTGCCCTACCCGGTCGAGTACGGCGGCGGGGCCCAGCCCTACGAGGTCTACCTCCAGGTCCTGGAGGAGCTGGCCGCGGCCCGGCTCACCGTCGGCCTCGGCGTCAGCGTGCACACCCTCGCCTGCCACGGCCTCGCCGCCTTCGGCACCGAGGAACAGCGCGCCGCCCACCTGCCCGCCATGACCGGTGGCGGCCTCCTCGGCGCCTACGGCCTCTCGGAGCCGGCCGCCGGCTCGGACGCGGCCTCCCTGCGCACCCGGGCCCGCCGCGAGGGGGACGGCTGGGTGCTCGACGGCACCAAGGCCTGGATCACCCACGGCGGGATCGCCGACTTCTACACCGTGATGGCCCGCACCGGCGAGGCCGGCCCGCGCGGCATCACCGCCTTCCTCGTCCCGGGCGACGCCCCGGGACTGAGCGCGGCCGCGCCCGAGCGCAAGATGGGCCTGAAGGGCTCACCCACCGCCCAGATACACCTGGACGGCGTCCGGGTCGGCGACGACCGCCGCCTCGGCGAGGAGGGGCAGGGTTTCGCCGTCGCGCTGGCCGCTCTGGACTCCGGGCGCCTCGGCATCGCCGCCTGCGCGACCGGCGTGGCCCAGGCCGCGCTCGACGCCGCGGTGGAGTACGCCTCCGGGCGCCGTCAGTTCGGCCGGCCGATCGCCGACTTCCAGGGCTTGCGGTTCCTCCTCGCCGACATGGCCACCCAGGTGGAGGCCGGACGGGCGCTCTACCTCGCGGCGGCCCGGCTGCGCGACGCGGGGCTGCCCTTCTCCCGGCAGGCCGCCATGGCCAAGCTGTTCTGCACGGACACGGCCATGAAGGTCACCACCGACGCGGTCCAGGTGCTCGGCGGGTACGGCTACACGGCCGACTTCCCCGTCGAGCGGCTGATGCGGGAGGCCAAGGTGCTCCAGATCGTCGAGGGCACCAACCAGATCCAGCGCATGGTCATCGCCCGTCACCTGGCCGGGCCGGAGAGCCGCTGA
- a CDS encoding glycoside hydrolase family 18 protein, protein MPGTRPRSRLTALLAAATSAVLGAGLLAGAATASAEPAPSPTVEASAEAEAQAGSKVIGYFTEWGVYDRNYHVKNIETSGSADKLTHINYSFGNVQGGKCALGDGFAATEKAYTAEESVDGEADAWDQPLRGNFNQLLKLKELHPDLKVLWSFGGWTWSGGFTEAAKDPAAFAESCHDLVEDPRWADVFDGIDVDWEYPNACGLTCDESGPEAFGEVVSALRAEFGDDYLVTAAIPADASEGGKLDATDYAGAAQYVDWYNPMTYDYYGAWDAQGPTAPHSPLTAYEAIPDASFTTEATIAKLKEAGVPASKLLLGLGFYGRGWTGVSEAAPGGSASGPAAGVHEQGIEDYKVLKERCPATGEAGGTAYALCDGEWWSYDTPETIAGKMAFKEREGLAGTFFWELSGDTDDGELIHAID, encoded by the coding sequence ATGCCCGGAACCCGTCCACGCTCCCGCCTGACGGCCCTGCTGGCCGCCGCCACCTCCGCCGTCCTCGGCGCCGGCCTGCTCGCCGGTGCCGCCACCGCCTCCGCCGAGCCCGCGCCCTCCCCCACCGTCGAGGCATCCGCCGAAGCCGAGGCCCAGGCCGGCTCCAAGGTGATCGGCTACTTCACCGAGTGGGGGGTGTACGACCGGAACTACCACGTCAAGAACATCGAGACGTCGGGCTCCGCCGACAAGCTCACCCACATCAACTACTCCTTCGGCAACGTCCAGGGCGGCAAGTGCGCCCTCGGGGACGGCTTCGCGGCGACCGAGAAGGCGTACACCGCCGAGGAGTCGGTGGACGGCGAGGCTGACGCCTGGGACCAGCCGCTGCGCGGCAACTTCAACCAGTTGCTGAAGCTCAAGGAGCTGCACCCGGACCTCAAGGTCCTCTGGTCGTTCGGCGGCTGGACCTGGTCCGGCGGGTTCACCGAGGCGGCCAAGGACCCGGCCGCCTTCGCCGAGTCCTGCCACGACCTGGTCGAGGACCCGCGTTGGGCCGACGTCTTCGACGGCATCGACGTCGACTGGGAGTATCCGAACGCCTGCGGGCTGACCTGCGACGAGAGCGGCCCCGAGGCGTTCGGCGAGGTGGTCTCCGCGCTGCGCGCCGAGTTCGGTGACGACTACCTGGTCACCGCCGCGATCCCGGCCGACGCCTCCGAGGGCGGCAAACTGGACGCCACCGACTACGCCGGAGCCGCCCAGTACGTCGACTGGTACAACCCGATGACCTACGACTACTACGGCGCGTGGGACGCCCAGGGCCCGACCGCCCCGCACTCGCCCCTGACGGCGTACGAGGCCATCCCGGACGCCTCCTTCACCACGGAGGCGACCATCGCCAAGCTGAAGGAGGCCGGCGTCCCGGCGTCCAAGCTGCTGCTGGGCCTCGGCTTCTACGGCCGGGGGTGGACCGGGGTCAGCGAGGCGGCGCCGGGCGGCAGCGCGAGCGGACCCGCCGCCGGTGTCCACGAGCAGGGCATCGAGGACTACAAGGTGCTCAAGGAGAGGTGCCCGGCGACCGGCGAGGCCGGCGGGACGGCCTACGCGCTCTGCGACGGCGAGTGGTGGAGCTACGACACGCCCGAGACCATCGCCGGCAAGATGGCCTTCAAGGAGCGCGAGGGCCTGGCCGGCACCTTCTTCTGGGAGCTGAGCGGGGACACCGACGACGGTGAGCTGATCCACGCGATCGACTGA